The stretch of DNA TCTCTAGGTGCTTGTAAAGCTGTTCTGCAGCTCTCAGTTTTAAATGGtaacattttccttccttcttcccactTCCACAGGTGAAGAACAGAATAAAGAAGCGTTGCAGGATGTGGAAGATGAAAACCAGTGAGACACAAAGGCCAACAAGAGAACCCATCTCTGACCaccctcccccttccccacaAAAACCCTCAGTGTCACTCTGAGAACCACCAAATCTGACTTTTACATTGGGTCTCAGAATTTAGGTTCCTGCCCTGTtgggtttctttatttttattttttttacacagTTTAAAAGTTCTTAAAGGCAAGAGTGAATTTCTGTGGATTTTACTGGTGCCAGCTTTTAGGTTCTTTAAGACACTAACAGGACTGCGTAAAGGCTCTTTCAGCATTACTGTATTGTCTCTGCCAGCTGTGGTGACATTGCCATCAGACCTGGATGTGACACCTGAAGGCCGTGTAGGGAGAGATTGGTCCTGGCCAGGTAGTGCTCATGTGGTggcatctttcttttttttataactgtttaaactgaattttataCCAATGTTTCAACTTAATTGGGTGTTTAGATTGAAGTTGCGAGGTTGCATTTGGGACATTTATTGTAGTGGTTTTACTGTATAAAAACAAGAAGTTTCCAAACTGCTGAAATGTTGCTGAAAATCATGGTGCTGGTAACAGTTCAACAATCCGTGGCTGCTCATTCTTGCCTGTTCTTTACTTTCCCTCCAAGCAGGTTAGCATTGAAGGTGGCATTGATAAGCCTGCATGCgtgttcaatatttttttcttttctccctcccctctccccatctCCCTTCGCTCGCTCAACCTCTTTTGTTCAGTATGTGTAACTTGAAGCTAATTTGTACTACTGGATATCTGACTGGAGCCACAGATACAGAATCTGTATTGTTCTTACTGAAACACAGCATGGAATTAACATTaaacttaaataaaacaaacctaaattaaaaatgccaatcatcactatgattttttttcgAAGAGTAACTTTCCTTTGTTGCTTGTACTAGGAACAGTtggagagggagagagcagcaggaacagccttGTTCTTCAGACAGGAGCTAAGGAAGATTTGGTCTGAGCGTGAgttgtgctgctgggagcagccctttTATCCAGTCTTTCCCTATATAAATCCCTGGGAAATGGTTGGTGAATTCCTCTCACCTGCTGTTCAGCACTTTTCATCCAGTGCAGTGCCATAGATGGAGAGGAGGGACACAGGTTatctgctctgctgggaatAACCTGTTTCTTGGActggacacagagctggggctgggctcagcctccCCCTAAACCACGTAAGGAAGCTGCACCAAAGACAaggggggttggtttttttgtaaaaatttaTTCAGCATAATCTGGCAGAGGTTATACACAAACATCTGCAGCGTGCTCTGCACACACTGAGCACATCTGGGGATGGCCTGCAGTGTATCCCACattccagccaggagcagggctggctaATGGCATTGTGTcaggagccagagcaggagacagagctgaGGCTGTGAGAGAGGCAGCAGTGGGCGAGAGGCATTcagggctggctgtggctgcagcaggatggaggagaaggggaagggtgCCTAAGGCAGGTAGAGCAGGATGCACAGGCTGGGCCGTGGAGCTGTGCCATGGATGCAGCAGGAATTCCCCATggagctgtggggcagcagcagtgcccagccctccctggtCAGGCAGCACTGGGGCACTGGTATAAATACTGTGGGAATCAGACTTCCAGTTATGGctaggaagaagaggaaaagccaTTTTTCCTGAAGGTGCTGCTCTGAGCCTGCGGAGCTGTGTGGGGAAGGGGCAGTGGGGACTCCCAGACAGGGAAAGAAAGGTGGGGGGAAGCTCATGTTCATCCCAtggccagcccagagcagtggtAACCTCTGCAGTTTGTATTACATTGTGTGGATATGAAAAGTTCCTATGGTATAAAAATAGAGAGCAAGAAATGGGACAGCTGACTTCAAAAAAAGGTAAGTCTCTGGCTCCTGATCAGTGAAGTTACATTATGGGTTTTTCAGGTTATACCTTGTAACCATAAactaaaaccaacaaaaatttCAAATCTATAACATAGAAGTTTCCACATCAACTCCATCTCTCGTAGTGCATCTCATCCTTGGCTATAAAGTATTTACAGGTTTTATTCATTTACACAATATGGCTTCACTATATTTGTAGCACAAAGCATTAAAACACCTCCGAGCAAAATTCTTCATAAAACATTCTGAATACAAAGTTTGGCATTTCAGTGATTTGGCTGAGAAAACAGCAGAGTTACTTGTTTTTTtgattgtgcttttttttttggtgatgaCAAGCACAAATTTTGGTCACTTCCATCAGGGCTTAACTCTCCCTCAAAGCCCAGCTGAAGGTCCCGAGCTGTGGTTGCAGGGATGCTGTGCTGGACCCCACACTCAGTCGGGtaaggaggagaggagaaggccTTTGTTTGGGACTTTGAGAGTAAGACAGAGCAAGGATGTATTTTGTGGTTGTTCTGAAAGTGCAGGTCTTTGGTAGTAACAGAAAGAGCAAAGCAAGGAAGGGGGGGTTTGCTTGGAGCAATGTTCAGCCAATTCTGTGGAGGGAAAGGTCCTGGAGCAGAGAATTTTTCATCATCGGGAATTCAACCGAGGAGCGacctgcaggagaaggacagGTTTGAAAGTGTGTTCAAAATTCTGCAAAACTTTTAATTCCTGAACATGCTGAGGCTGTTCTGAGGATGGGCAGCCCTCTGGTCCTGCTGGGagctctcagctctgctggaaggcGTGTCAGTGCAGTCTGGATTTGTTCTGGATTTATTTCTGAATAAGCTGGGGTCTGACAGTGCATAAATCAGCTGTGGGGCTGATCTGACTGCCAGGATCACCACAAACAAGCTGAGAAGGGGAGAGGATTTTATTTGagttttttaatgtatttaaagtTTTTCTTCGCTATAGAGTAAATGAATCTTGGGGGTGGAAATAAAAAGTGAGGACAGTCCTTGCTGAGTATGAGgagccctgtgcccagctccaaCTAGGGGAAAGGCTGGGATAGCAGGGCACTGCCATTGGCAGGAACATCCCACGGCATGTGTCCCATGCCAGAATGCTGGTTTGGATCCAGGGTAAGTGATCCCCAGCCCACACTCACCACTGTTAGATGCCCGTTCTTGGCTTTGGCTATGAGCAGTTCTGATCCCGAGATGAAGTCGATGATCCCTTCTTTGCCTTGTCCCACTGTGAACTTTATGCTGTGAAGAGCAAAGGGTGAGAAAGCCCTGGTGAGTGTGGGACTCTCCAGGAGCTGGGTGCTAACAGAGCTGCAACAGATGTGCTCTTGGCTGAGGTGGATTGGGTACATTTGGATGGGGTACAGGAAGAAGCAGGGCCCTGATATCACTCACCTGCCCTGATTGATGTTGATGTTGTTGATTTTGTTGGCCAGAATGGCTGCTTTTGTCAGTGTCTCAATCACGTGGTCACTCTGCAGGACAACATCACCCTGGGAGGAGAGTCCATGCTTTAGGATCATGGCTTTGGTGTCACTGCACCAAAACTAACCCTGCTGTAAGGGACAGGGCCAGCACCAGAGGGGGCGAACAAGCactgctgagccccagctgagaACACAGGGAAATACCAGTGAAAGAGCTGGCACAAAGTCACACTCCTGTCACCTTGTCACCCCTCCTCCCAGGTGGATGTGCTCCCcggaggagggagggatgagcCCCCAGTACCTTCTGCTTGTTGTCCTCGCAGTGCACGTGCAGCACAAACAAGTTGTCGCTCAGGCTGCTGACGGAGATGCCTGGGGAGAGACCGGAGTGTCACTGGCACTGCCCGCACTGGGAGGGCTCACAGCCTCTCCAGGAATGCAGCAACTGTTcccacccagcacagctgagaggCTGCAGGGGGCTGAGGGGAGAGGCTTCAGCCCAAGGCTGCAGggcccacactgcagcaggctCAGCAATTTCCCCCTTCCTAAGAATCTGGCCCCTGTCGGATATTCCGAGGGccaaaagctgcagcagtggctgtgcagGAATGGTGCAACTCCCCCATGGCCAGACCCTGCAACTGGGAAATCACTCGGGGAGGGTTGAGGGAGATGAATTGAGTCATTTTGGTGACATTTTAGGAAGcttcattttagaaaaaagcaatttcaaGATACTAAAATGCTTGCCAGGATCAGCTCATCCCGTTCTTGTCCAGGACAAAGACAAATTGGAGTTTGTAGTGGTACATGTTAAAGTGCAGCTGAGGAGCAGGGTCAGGGGCgtgcccagccccatccctgtgccattcCCACCTGTCAGGTTGGAGTAGTCGATGCGCTGCTTGATCTTGGACTCCTCCACCACGATGGCCGAGCTCtgggtgagcagcagctgccgtGCCCTCGCCTTGTAGCCCCTCCTGTCGTACTTGACCACGGGCACTGCATACTGAAACACGAGTGAGCAGGGCCAGATCCcacctggggcactgccagcccccagcaggCACAAACCAGGGCTTGGGAAACCAGGAATGCAAAAAAATTCTCTGTGCCAGAACTTCCttgctgccccagagcagctctggacaCACACTGGTGGCTGCACTGCCTGGGGACTGGCAAACCCAGGTTTGGTGTCACTCTGGGGgtttccctcttcccctccagCTGTAACCCATTCAATTCTTAACTGCCATCATTAAACTGCCCAAATCTCCACTTTCTAATCCATCAACTCTTCCCAGATTGTCCTCAAAAGTATTAGAATGTAATACAATGTAAAATTCTTGCTGCACTTTCTCCAGATATCTAATTTACCCTTCTGCTGAATAACTGGGAGCTTGACAAAAGCTTGACATCTCTCACCTTAAGTGCTTCATTTTCTAATGCCTGAAGGACTTtagtatttatttcttctctacctgtattaaaaccaaaaatttaGGTGGTCAGAAAGGAATTTCCAGCAAGAAAAGAGTTCATTAATCccccccttccttccttctgttaAACTTGGCAACCCCCACTCACCCAGTCGAGTGTTGATGAAGAGCCTGGGAACACTCTGAGGATAATTGTCTTTTTTACCCTTGAAAATCTCACTGGCAATTACTTTTTGTTCCAACTGCAAGGACAAAAGAAGTGTTCTTATTTAGTATAAAATTTCTCCTCATTAAAGAGATACATCTGTGTTAGAAGAGATGTTCCCTTTGTGGTTTTATTAGCAGTCATAATTTAGTCCCTGTTTGGATGAAGAGTCACCCTAAACTGTCAGTCCCTGGAGGTGGCAGAGCTCCAGCCCCTGTCAGTGACCTGAGCCTGGCTGGGCTCCTTTGCTCCAAGAACAAACCAGGCACTGGGAAAGTGGGAAATCCCCACTGCTGTACTTGGggccagcagtgacacaggacaAGGCACCTGGGATGATTtacaggggaaaatggggataaAAGAGGCTCCTCATCAGTGAGTCTGGTTTGCTGggggaaagcagctgctgagctgagtTAATCCCATGTCCCTAATCacaggctcagccccagcctctcaTTCCAGGTGTCCATGCACTGCAGAAGGTGAGAGATGGTGCAATGAAAAACCTTCCTGGCAGTTACAGCCAACATCTCCTATTCTGTCTCTTtactgagcttttttttttcaatacaaaaACTCCCTCCCCCTACCTTTCCATGAGATGAATCAAATCTCAGtatcatttttattctttttagcTACAACAGAGCAGCTGAAATGGTTCCTGTAACTTCTCTGTTTGGAAAATGACTGGGTTTGTGTCTGCAGGATTCTTACTCTCTACTTTACATGGTACAGGCAGAATAATGCAGCTTCTTATATTTTTAGATTCCATGGGCAGAGTAGCAGGGCTTTTCAATAGAGAAATTATGTGGGGGCTTGGCTCCAGAGCCTGTTTAAATAGTATCTATTGAAATATGTATAGAATGGGGTCTCTTCTATGCACATTCCAGGCTTTTAGTGTTTTGTGTCCAACCTAAACCCAAATCAGTGACACTGTTCCTGTGGCACCCCGGAAAGCAGCGAttcacagccctcagctcctccattccctgcGAGTTCTGCCCTTGGCAAGGTCAGGGAAACCCTGCAAAGCTGCCCTGTACCTGCTGCTTCCACTCGGGGCTGATCCTCTTGCAGTAGGTCCAGACCATGTTCTGCATGCAGAGCCTGCGCAGGAGCTGCGACGCCTGGGGGAGCACGGGAGAGGGGACGGGTCAGAGCTGGGGATAAACTCACAGGGACAAACACCCAGCAGCCCAGAACCAGGGACAAAAACCCAACAGCCCAGAACCACTGACAAACCAACAGGGACAAACCCAACAACCCAGAACCTCCGACAAACCCACAGGGACACATCCAACAGCCCAGAACACTGATAAACGAGGGTGAAACTTGAGAGGGGCAAACCCAACAGgaacaaaaacccaacagccCAGAACCACTGACAAACCCATAGGGACACACCCAACAGGGACAcacccagcagagcagaacCACTGACAAACccaacagagcagcagcaactgCAAAAAATACCCTGCTGGGTTAAAAAGCTGTTGCCTGACCAAGAATTAAATAATAAGTAGTtgattttttgcctttctctaTGAGGGTTTGccctggctccagctgctttAGAATGGGGAATAAACACCAGGATCCCTCCTCTGCACTGCTGTACCCTTCCATCCAAACAATTCTTTGAATAAGGTAACTGGGttttctgcaatattttgttttgagcAGATAAACCAATTCAAGCAGATGCAGGATAATAACAGCAACAGAGGGAACTGAATTTGTTAAGAGAAAATGGAAGGGAAATTCAGACTTGGATGAGAAGCCCAGGAGAAAACAGTGTTGCAATAGCAGCAGGATATAGAATATTCTATAGAAATAGAAGCTGCGATCCTCTAGGCCTGGATTCCCCTCCCACATCCCAGGGCTCATTCCCACCTCACAGAGTGATGGGGGAGGAGTTGGCCACGATTTGTCCAAGACATTTTTTGGTAAGTTCCTCTTGAGGTTCATCAGGAAGGAGAATCGGATGTAATCCAGGAAATACTCGTTCTCTGGGCACCGCGGGTGGTTCCGGTAAATGAAGCCTTTAATGAACCTGTGGGTGTGGAAAATATTgttagaaaattttaaaagtcatcCAAATTAGTGGTATTTAAATGTTCTATTTCCTGGGCTTTATTTAATTgttgtaatttatttaaaaataaacagtagTGACAAGGAAGTTTCTTTTTAGCATCTGATTGTTAAGGAATGTGATGTCTGAGGGCTTGGGCTGCTCTTCACACACCTCCTGATTGTCTCCACTGCCCATTTCCTCTTGGCAGCTTTTCGGCGTCCCAGGGTTCCCCTCCACCAGGACTGGATCGTGATGGCTAAAAATAACACAAAGATTTTGCATTAAGGGAGCTCCTTCATCCCCAGACTGACTCCACACAAAACTGGCAccaaaaatgctcaggaaaacCCACTCTGGAAATAACCAGCTTTCAGTGGGGCATGGGGGCATGAATATGAGTTTTCAATAATATGATACACAGGATAAATGTCAGTCAAAGGATGTGAATTCTGTGGGAACTCCCTCTTTCTGTGATTCTCGTACCTGAGTGTTTCATGGTCAGGAATTTCTTCCGCCGGTAGAAACCTCTCCACGTCGCCTGCATTTTTGTGGCTGGAATtgcaagaaaagcagaaatttgcaACTGTGACCAAGCACATTTGGGTAGAAAAAGActcaactttttaaaatagaaatttacTGCAAGCGTGAGTGCCTCACCCAGACTCTGCTTCCTCACTTCCAGAGCATCTTCTGTGGCAAACAAGGTTTTGGGAAAGCGGATAAAAATCTTTGTTCTGGAAATAGAAATGCAGAATTACATTTTGCATGCTGGAGCAACTTGCTTTTGGCATCCCCTTTGGGCTCTGTAATCTTTGCCTCCCCCATTATCTAGAGAAGCTTCATTTcaaagggacagcagggacatgcAGTGATTCATAACCTCAAACTGAGAACACAGAACTGACCGTCCCATTTTGTATTCTTCTGGTTTGTAGCCAAGATGCttcaccagcacagccaccccatCGTAGGGCCGCCCATCCCACGTGGGCCACGTCTCTGGACACAGGGATTTGTACCTGGGAATTGGCAGGAGAGCAAATCTTAGGGAGAGAAGTGTGATCCAAGGAGGAGAAGGGtcaagggaagggagaggggtCATGGGAAGGGAGAGAGCCCAAACTTCCCACCCCTCCAGGTGGAAAAGCTGCCCCTGTGCTGTTCAAAACAGCTCCCAGCAATGGGATGAAGCtcagggagagggagcagcagaggaaagagtTCCAAAGTAGCTTCACCTCTGCAGGAAAACCTCGTATTTTCTGCGGTAGGCGAAGCCGGCTCTGCGCACCCGGAGGTTCTCCATGAGCCCCAGGTATTTCACCTGGTGTCGGATCAGGACTTCATCAAATCGGTCTtggcagggcatggaaaggGACAAACACAATCAGTGCACAGCTGCCCCTTGCTCTAGAGAACGGGAATGTTCAGCTCTGGTTGTATCTCACTGGATTATCTTTAACCTCCAATGAATCCTCACAGCACAAATCCCACACAATTTTGTGTCTCCTGCCTTCTCCCCTCCCATCCCttcttaattatttatatttagttCCAAAATGAGGTTTTCCTTTGGGATGTTTTATGCATAGAGGAACCAAAACTGAAGGAGAATAAGGTGATTATAATGAATTTACACAGGTCAATAATTCTTTACTTTTACCACCACCTTCCTCTACCCAAGAGCAGTGCTTCTACTGTGattcctggctgctggcactgccaccccctccCTACAGAAGCTCAGGCACAGccccaaaatgaacccaaaatcTTCATTTGGCTCCTTTCTGTGCCTCCCTGACTGGGATACAGTCCCAGGGCCATACCAGCCTGTTTGGCATCGTTGGGTTTCATGCAGCGAATGTAGGAGGGTTCTTTGGACATCAGGATTTCCATGAGTTTGGAGAGGCTGTTTTTGAACTGAGTTGCTgcctaggagaaaaaaaagaaaacaacacatGAAGGGATGACTTGGAGCTGGCTACAAACCAGCAGACCACAACGTGAGGGGTTTGCATTCAGACCATGTCAGAGTTCATGTTTCAAAAAGAGGcaacagccacagctccctccaGCTGTTGAGCTCTCACCGTTTCAGGTCTCTTTTTGTCTGTCAGCTCTGTCCTATCAAAGCACTGGTTTATGATGGGGTTCTCTGAGTTGCACATGGTCTGCAGAGAGAGATGTTTTCAGAGATGAAGTACAGAGAACTACCAGGGAAACCTGAGGacaaaactatttaaaataacaaaatgaacACTGGGATCTCAATCAGTCTTTtcagagcacagccctgtggaCACACAGCCTCCAGGTGGAGTCTAGAAGAATCCTTTCCCTCAGGTGCCACCTGATTTTAAACCCAACTCCTCATTCTGTCCTGGAAACTCCTCTCTCCACACTCACCTCTTTCAGGTTCCGGAAGAGAAGGTCATTGTTTTTATCTAGAAAacctggaagaaaaacaaaccactcaGGCTGTTCCACTGGGACTTCAAGGCAGGGATTTGAGATTTGAAATTAATCTGGTTGATCAAATGATGTGGGGATGGATTTAAGTCCCAGATgtttggtttctctgttttaCCTGCAACACTGTAGGTGACATCCCCAGCGTAGTGCGAGAGCCGGAACTCCTCCCGCCCCAGCGACTTGCGCGTCTTCTGGTCAGCGAGTTTGTgcctggggagggagcaaacaCCTTCAGGAGAAACCAAATCCTGCAGGATTCACTTCAAAAAGCACCAGGACATTCAGTCCTGGAGCAGGACTGTGCAGAGGTGAGCAAGGAATGGAAACTGGACTTGGGGATTTTCAGGTAAATAAAGTTATCAACCAGCACATCATAGAAGTGtcattaaatgtatttatatttaattaaaagggGAATTTTAGTGTTCTTTGCAGAGTGGTTCTGTGTGTAGACATCCTAAACTGAGCATTCAGAACAAAAGCAGAACATTCAGACTAAACAGACATTTGGGGCTCCAAAACTGAAGTAAATAATCTGCAAGGTGGGAGGTGAGTCAGTAACTCAGAGTTTTGTTGCCCCTATTGCATTCTGAAGCTCAGTCAGGCACTTAGTGCTGACAACCCATTTTATATTATCTTAAATATCAATCAAATCTCTCTGTAAAAGTAAATTATCATCTTTTATGTGGGACCCAGCACGGTGAGGATGTTATTCACACACTGGAATCCCTCAGCTGAGAGAACACTCACGTGAGAAAATGAGGGTGGTTCTTCACAGTCTCCTCCAGTTTCTCCAAGAATGTCGTGTCTGTGGCATCCCCAGGTCTCAGACACTCTTCATCCTACAAACACACAAATTCCAGGGATTTCTGACCGGGCTTTGCCTCTGAAATTCTCCTCAAGTTTGGCCTTTCCACAGATAAACAACTTTTAGCTCAATAAATGAAGAATTCTTgagctgaaaaggaaaacatttccctCCTTGCAGACTGCCTGGATTGGGAGCTGCTTTCCCCAGAGCCCATGGAAGTGATGCAATGACTTTTAATGATGTCACTATTCAGTGTATTATTGCTTTTTCCACCTACTCAAATACTTACaacaaaaacacattttccccCATGTTTCGCCCCTTGTTTTCCACTACACTGCCCgaaatttttcattcaaaactATGTTTTCAACTCACCAAAATAGAAATGATGCCTTTGAATTTCTCTTCCACCaaatcacaaattattttgttattgaAATACTGAACTGGTTCCCACTGCAAAGACAATAAATCACACTTAGATGAAAACAACTCTagactggaaaagaaatgtaaatttcaGAACATTTCAGAGAGCACCTGATTTAAACAATCTTTCTGTCAAAGCTTTTTCACTCAtcacatttgttttcctgacaTTGCCTTTATTAAAAGCAGGGTAAAAGCTTGGGTTGGCATTACTCACTTCCAGCTGTCTCACACAGTTACCAGGGTTtcaaaaagaagggaaaaaggaaagttcTTTAATTCCTTGATTTGGAGATGATGGCAGGATctctgggaggagagggaagggggatTTGGGCTCTTACCGCGATGCCCTCGGACTCGTACTCCTCCTGCTCTGACTTCAGGGTCAGCTCTATGAAGAGCTGCTGCAACTTTTCATTGCAATAGTTAATACAAAACTGCTcaaagctgcaaagaaaaatcagaaaaataatcacTGTTTGTAAAGAAGGAGGTATGAACAGCGGGAGGAGCAGGGATACAGTGAATCAAGAGAAATAGATTTTTGTGAAGTGTTTCTTTACTGACTGCATGCATTTAGTAAGTTTGTTATTTAGGGAAACTCAAAGAGTTCcggaaggagggaaaaatggaCATGAAGGATGGAATATGGAGGAACACAAAAACCTTGAAGAAAGGCCCAATAACACTGCAAATTTGAGAGCCTTGGTTCAGTGCTACCTGCCAGGGAGGTTCCAGACTCTGCCAGTCCCATCCCTGGTTTATCAGCACCATGGGAAGATGCCACAACAGCCACCCCTGGGCTGGAGAGCTGGACAAAGGCACAGCTCGAGGTAAGGCATGAATAcacccaaaaaacaacagctGATTTAAAATACCAGCACCATTAATAGCTGTAAATGCTAATTATTAGCTTGATGTTGTAAGGGCATTAGAAGGCCTGAGATTAGCAGTTTTTCACCTGATGTCCTGACATTTAAATGCCACCTCCTTTACTAAGAAATGGAATAAAGCCTTGTTTCacaagggagagaaaacaccataaaataaagaatataatTCAGAATTTATCAAAACAAACCTGTTGTGCTGGAAAACCTCAAACCCATAGATGTCCAGCAATCCTAGAACTGTTGTACTTCTCCAGCCTGGAAACTTCTCTTCCTgcaacagagcagaaaacaaatgtaGGTATTTACTCACAGCTATGATCCATGCCTGGATCTCCATCACCTAATCCCAGCGTTTACTGCAcaattcagaaaacaaattaatttagaaattacTAAAAACATGGAACTTGCTTTGAGGCTGAAAGATGTGGCAATTGCTTTCACATTTGGCTGGATCTCAACAAGCAGAAGGTTCACTTGCCTTGTAAGCCAGGGATTTGTTGACCTTGTTGACCAGCCAGGAGAAGGTGCGGCCGTAGACGGCCTTGGCGAGGGCGTCCCTGGCGTAGGCTGCCTGCTCCAGGTTCAGGGGActcaccagctgcaggcaggagcacagaAAACCCCTCAGGATCCCCTTTCCTGCCTCATCATCACTAAACAGCCACTCAAAAGCACCCTGCTCCTGTTCAGCAGTCACCAGTGGGACCCCTGCAGTGACAGGGTGACGAGGGAACTGCTGGCAGAGCCGGTTCATTTAATCCCATTTGCCTCCCAGATCCCCAGGGCCTGTTCTTACCTCCTCCCCTTTTGCTATGATCTTCTTGTGGATCAGTGCATCCCGAAGAACAGAGCCAtccactgccagcagctgtgtgcaggATATTCTATTAATTTATGGAGCTGTACATTCCATTTTCCTAAAATCCCAGCCCAGTGAAACAACCCTTTATTTCCCACTCACACTGAATAACTCTGCAGCATCaatccctcccttccctcctttctggCAGGGATGTGAGCTAACAAATGAATTGGCTGCAAGGAAGTGACCAAGCAGAGGCACTAAGGTGGTTCTTTCTTTAAAACTCTTTCCTAGAGTCTATTCCTCCCTCACTGTGGAAGCCTCAAGGCAGGGGTGGGTCAGGTGGTAAATAGAGAAGTTGTCAATTAAATGGGTTTGATGATAATATTTGCATTCTCTTTAggtaaaataaaagtgaaatttaTGAGAATTTCTAAATCACAGTCTAAAACTATATGATGATATTAAGCTCAAAGTAAGGAATCCTCTACAATTCACCTTTCCTGTAATATCTCCCTCACTGGTGATACTCACCCTGGCCAGGTATTTAATCTGATTCTCTGTGGTGACCTGAGCATTCCCCTGCTCATCAGCAGCAAACTGGACattccccaggtgcaggacacTGGCCACAATGCTCAGCAAATCCTGCCATGGAAGCAACAGGCAGAGATCAGGATGATGGAATGAACACACAGCAAGGTTTTTGTGTTAAATCACTTTTTAGGAAAGCATTTTGTatattttccaggatttttgtGGGGAATACATTCACTCTGAATTGATTCACTGATTTCAATCAGAAATCCTAAATCAAAGCAGAAAGAACCATTAAAAGTAGGAAAATCTGTGCTGCTAAACCTCACCTCCACCTCACTGTCATTGAAGCTGATAACAGACAGGGCTCTCCTCATGATCTTCCACtcatttttgtcatttatgGAACTGACCCTTGCACAGTGACCCTAAAAAGACACAGCTTgatataaataagtaaataatcaTCAAAGATACATTATCCATGCTCAATGCagtgtgtttctttttatagcAGTCACCTCAGAGTTACTTCTGAAGTGAGGGAAGGAAATCACAAAGTCAGCTGGAGATATTCCAAGCCTGTAATATAACATTTTAAGAATTCTAGTTAATATTCACCTTTACTAAATA from Vidua macroura isolate BioBank_ID:100142 chromosome 20, ASM2450914v1, whole genome shotgun sequence encodes:
- the MYO1C gene encoding unconventional myosin-Ic isoform X2, which produces MPGARTCSLAARRGLPRAVGAEALAEPPQGPEPRVPGRRAQGLGANGIRLTMESALTARDRVGVQDFVLLENFTSEAAFIENLRKRFKENLIYTYIGSVLVSVNPYKELEIYTKQNMERYRGVSFYEVSPHLYAIADNSYRSLRTERKDQCILISGESGAGKTEATKKILQYYAVTCPASQQVETVKDRLLQSNPVLEAFGNAKTLRNDNSSRFGKYMDVQFDYRGAPVGGHILNYLLEKSRVVHQNHGERNFHIFYQLLEGGEEDLLRRLGLEKNPQQYHYLVKGHCARVSSINDKNEWKIMRRALSVISFNDSEVEDLLSIVASVLHLGNVQFAADEQGNAQVTTENQIKYLARLLAVDGSVLRDALIHKKIIAKGEELVSPLNLEQAAYARDALAKAVYGRTFSWLVNKVNKSLAYKEEKFPGWRSTTVLGLLDIYGFEVFQHNSFEQFCINYCNEKLQQLFIELTLKSEQEEYESEGIAWEPVQYFNNKIICDLVEEKFKGIISILDEECLRPGDATDTTFLEKLEETVKNHPHFLTHKLADQKTRKSLGREEFRLSHYAGDVTYSVAGFLDKNNDLLFRNLKETMCNSENPIINQCFDRTELTDKKRPETAATQFKNSLSKLMEILMSKEPSYIRCMKPNDAKQADRFDEVLIRHQVKYLGLMENLRVRRAGFAYRRKYEVFLQRYKSLCPETWPTWDGRPYDGVAVLVKHLGYKPEEYKMGRTKIFIRFPKTLFATEDALEVRKQSLATKMQATWRGFYRRKKFLTMKHSAITIQSWWRGTLGRRKAAKRKWAVETIRRFIKGFIYRNHPRCPENEYFLDYIRFSFLMNLKRNLPKNVLDKSWPTPPPSLCEASQLLRRLCMQNMVWTYCKRISPEWKQQLEQKVIASEIFKGKKDNYPQSVPRLFINTRLGREEINTKVLQALENEALKYAVPVVKYDRRGYKARARQLLLTQSSAIVVEESKIKQRIDYSNLTGISVSSLSDNLFVLHVHCEDNKQKGDVVLQSDHVIETLTKAAILANKINNININQGSIKFTVGQGKEGIIDFISGSELLIAKAKNGHLTVVAPRLNSR
- the MYO1C gene encoding unconventional myosin-Ic isoform X4; translation: MELQIERVPTGEIIRVVGHKAERRTGLGANGIRLTMESALTARDRVGVQDFVLLENFTSEAAFIENLRKRFKENLIYTYIGSVLVSVNPYKELEIYTKQNMERYRGVSFYEVSPHLYAIADNSYRSLRTERKDQCILISGESGAGKTEATKKILQYYAVTCPASQQVETVKDRLLQSNPVLEAFGNAKTLRNDNSSRFGKYMDVQFDYRGAPVGGHILNYLLEKSRVVHQNHGERNFHIFYQLLEGGEEDLLRRLGLEKNPQQYHYLVKGHCARVSSINDKNEWKIMRRALSVISFNDSEVEDLLSIVASVLHLGNVQFAADEQGNAQVTTENQIKYLARLLAVDGSVLRDALIHKKIIAKGEELVSPLNLEQAAYARDALAKAVYGRTFSWLVNKVNKSLAYKEEKFPGWRSTTVLGLLDIYGFEVFQHNSFEQFCINYCNEKLQQLFIELTLKSEQEEYESEGIAWEPVQYFNNKIICDLVEEKFKGIISILDEECLRPGDATDTTFLEKLEETVKNHPHFLTHKLADQKTRKSLGREEFRLSHYAGDVTYSVAGFLDKNNDLLFRNLKETMCNSENPIINQCFDRTELTDKKRPETAATQFKNSLSKLMEILMSKEPSYIRCMKPNDAKQADRFDEVLIRHQVKYLGLMENLRVRRAGFAYRRKYEVFLQRYKSLCPETWPTWDGRPYDGVAVLVKHLGYKPEEYKMGRTKIFIRFPKTLFATEDALEVRKQSLATKMQATWRGFYRRKKFLTMKHSAITIQSWWRGTLGRRKAAKRKWAVETIRRFIKGFIYRNHPRCPENEYFLDYIRFSFLMNLKRNLPKNVLDKSWPTPPPSLCEASQLLRRLCMQNMVWTYCKRISPEWKQQLEQKVIASEIFKGKKDNYPQSVPRLFINTRLGREEINTKVLQALENEALKYAVPVVKYDRRGYKARARQLLLTQSSAIVVEESKIKQRIDYSNLTGISVSSLSDNLFVLHVHCEDNKQKGDVVLQSDHVIETLTKAAILANKINNININQGSIKFTVGQGKEGIIDFISGSELLIAKAKNGHLTVVAPRLNSR